Proteins from a genomic interval of Rhodococcus rhodochrous:
- a CDS encoding nucleoside/nucleotide kinase family protein encodes MGGDGSAREAPLRVLVDELVTHVLVGLPADRRTVVGLCGPPGAGKSRAAALLVYALRCAGVSTGQVPMDGYHLSNRQLDTFGARDRKGAPDTFDVAGFRDMLSRVRQCRGETIYAPDFSRPLDEPIAAVHAVPADARVIVTEGNYLMFETGGWEHIRPLLDLVIYIDAPRRTLTRRLVRRHRHHGRDDDGAREWVRTVDLPNAEAVQRTRSRADLVWRPVP; translated from the coding sequence ATGGGAGGTGACGGGAGTGCGCGGGAAGCGCCGCTGCGCGTGCTCGTGGACGAACTCGTCACACACGTCCTTGTGGGACTCCCTGCGGATCGGCGCACGGTGGTCGGTCTGTGCGGGCCGCCGGGCGCCGGGAAGAGTCGCGCCGCGGCGCTGCTCGTCTACGCCCTCCGGTGCGCAGGGGTCTCCACCGGGCAGGTGCCGATGGACGGCTACCACCTGTCCAACCGGCAACTCGACACCTTCGGCGCGCGGGACCGGAAGGGAGCGCCCGACACCTTCGACGTCGCCGGCTTCCGCGACATGCTGAGCCGGGTGCGGCAGTGCCGCGGCGAAACGATCTACGCCCCGGATTTCTCCCGGCCGCTCGACGAACCGATCGCGGCGGTGCACGCCGTGCCGGCCGACGCGCGGGTGATCGTCACCGAGGGCAACTACCTGATGTTCGAGACCGGAGGATGGGAACACATCCGCCCGCTGCTCGACCTCGTCATCTACATCGACGCACCCCGCCGCACGCTCACCCGACGTCTCGTGCGCCGGCACCGCCACCACGGACGGGACGACGACGGAGCACGCGAATGGGTGCGGACCGTCGATCTGCCCAATGCGGAAGCCGTCCAGCGCACGCGCTCCCGCGCCGATCTCGTGTGGAGACCGGTCCCGTAG
- the purD gene encoding phosphoribosylamine--glycine ligase, producing MRVLVIGSGAREHALALALSRDPGVTAVLAAPGNPGIANVAELFPVDAASADSVVALATEQKADLVVIGPEVPLVLGVADAVRAAGIPCFGPSAAAARIEGSKAFAKDVMAAAGVRTAHSEVVDTPATLDEALDRFGPTWVVKDDGLAAGKGVVVTTERAAARDHAAEILENGHPVLLESFLDGPEVSLFCLVDGETVVPLLPAQDHKRVGEGDTGPNTGGMGAYTPLPWLPEGSVERIVSEVVEPVAAEMVRRGCGFSGLLYAGLAMGAEGPAVVEFNCRFGDPETQAVLALLESPLGEALNAVATGTLAELPPLRWKDGAAVTVVLAAEYYPSTPRTGDVITGAEGDTVLHAGTRRREDGALVSAGGRVLNVIGVGADLASAREAAYDRLADVKLPGGHFRRDIGLAAVEGRISV from the coding sequence GTGCGCGTACTCGTTATCGGCTCCGGTGCCCGTGAACATGCTCTTGCTCTCGCCCTGTCCCGCGACCCCGGCGTGACCGCCGTGCTGGCCGCGCCGGGCAACCCCGGTATCGCGAACGTCGCCGAGCTGTTCCCCGTCGACGCGGCTTCCGCCGACAGCGTCGTCGCCCTCGCCACCGAGCAGAAGGCCGACCTCGTCGTCATCGGACCCGAGGTTCCGCTCGTCCTCGGTGTCGCCGACGCCGTCCGCGCCGCGGGTATCCCCTGCTTCGGGCCGTCGGCCGCTGCCGCACGCATCGAGGGATCGAAGGCATTCGCGAAGGACGTCATGGCCGCCGCCGGTGTGCGCACCGCCCACAGCGAGGTCGTCGACACTCCCGCGACCCTCGACGAAGCGCTCGACCGGTTCGGACCGACCTGGGTGGTCAAGGACGACGGTCTTGCTGCCGGTAAGGGCGTCGTCGTCACCACCGAGCGCGCCGCCGCCCGCGACCACGCCGCCGAGATCCTCGAGAACGGGCACCCCGTCCTGCTGGAGTCCTTCCTCGACGGCCCCGAGGTCTCGCTGTTCTGCCTCGTCGACGGCGAGACGGTCGTGCCGCTGCTCCCGGCGCAGGACCACAAGCGCGTCGGCGAGGGCGACACCGGCCCCAACACCGGCGGCATGGGCGCCTACACTCCGCTGCCGTGGCTGCCCGAGGGCAGCGTCGAGCGGATCGTCTCCGAGGTCGTCGAGCCCGTCGCGGCCGAGATGGTGCGCCGCGGATGCGGTTTCTCCGGACTGCTCTACGCGGGTCTGGCGATGGGTGCCGAGGGCCCGGCCGTGGTCGAGTTCAACTGCCGTTTCGGCGACCCGGAGACCCAGGCCGTGCTCGCCCTGCTCGAGTCCCCGCTGGGCGAGGCCCTGAACGCGGTCGCCACCGGTACGCTCGCCGAGCTCCCGCCGCTGCGCTGGAAGGACGGCGCCGCGGTGACAGTGGTGCTCGCCGCCGAGTACTACCCGTCCACTCCGCGCACCGGCGACGTGATCACCGGCGCCGAGGGCGACACGGTGCTGCACGCCGGCACCAGGCGCCGCGAGGACGGCGCGCTGGTCTCCGCAGGTGGACGCGTGCTCAACGTGATCGGTGTGGGTGCCGATCTCGCATCCGCGCGCGAGGCTGCCTATGATCGGCTCGCCGACGTGAAGCTGCCGGGCGGTCACTTCCGCCGCGACATCGGTCTGGCGGCCGTCGAGGGCCGGATCTCGGTCTAG
- a CDS encoding CocE/NonD family hydrolase, producing MVSRRRTPTLDPTPLRHHHVVVHGLPDDVLVERDVPIRTGDGTVLRADVYRPAGSGAQERCPVLVTVTPYGKDAGVDRYPVDFDELAESGNHVGDLEISDCTSFEAPDPAYWVPRGYVLVVADMRGYHASGGRPRLLLGRAALDCASVVEWAGDQEWSNGRVGLAGADYLATLQWYTAALDPPGLAAIAPWEGVSDPCRDILTQGGIPETRYSAFWYSAMNTGARCGAASLRRFTPWLLRRFPDFFRHVAPPPRLEDITVPALVGVSWSDQGPRARGSVEGYRRIGSEHKWLYTHGRKMWQTFYGNEALDYQRRFFDRFLKEEDNGFEDTPRIRLETRHDLRTYSERLESEWPVPDTRYVALHLDHANADLSTTPCESRQFRRTFPVAGDELVFTHTFDEDTEITGHAALRLWVQAKDANDMDLFVGLAKRDEHGRDVWFEGHGGYEKGFVAHGWMRVSRRALDPEASTAYRPVHDRTKYWPLLPEQIVPVDIEIMPHSTFFEAGSSLVLVIAGHDLDENPRVGHDRTINKGFHIVHAGGQFDSHLLLPIVPQPEPEADEAATDAEVAPVKVVDRQDYPIAWGALTRLQRVRL from the coding sequence ATGGTTTCTCGAAGACGAACGCCGACGCTGGACCCGACACCGCTACGGCACCACCACGTCGTCGTCCACGGGTTGCCGGACGACGTCCTCGTCGAGCGCGACGTGCCCATCCGGACGGGCGACGGCACCGTACTGAGAGCTGACGTCTACCGCCCTGCCGGCTCCGGTGCGCAGGAGCGCTGCCCCGTGCTGGTCACCGTCACCCCCTACGGCAAGGACGCCGGTGTCGACCGTTATCCCGTCGACTTCGACGAACTCGCCGAATCCGGCAACCACGTCGGCGATCTCGAGATCAGCGACTGCACCTCCTTCGAAGCGCCCGACCCCGCCTACTGGGTTCCTCGCGGTTACGTCCTCGTCGTCGCGGACATGCGCGGTTACCACGCCAGCGGCGGACGTCCCCGACTGCTGCTCGGCCGGGCCGCGCTCGACTGCGCCTCCGTCGTGGAATGGGCCGGCGATCAGGAGTGGAGCAACGGCCGGGTCGGCCTCGCCGGTGCCGACTATCTCGCCACGCTGCAGTGGTACACCGCCGCGCTCGATCCGCCCGGTCTCGCGGCCATCGCGCCCTGGGAGGGGGTGAGCGATCCCTGCCGCGACATCCTTACCCAGGGCGGCATCCCCGAGACCCGTTACAGCGCGTTCTGGTACAGCGCGATGAACACGGGGGCCCGCTGCGGTGCCGCCTCTCTCCGGCGGTTCACCCCGTGGCTGCTGCGCCGGTTCCCCGACTTCTTCCGCCACGTCGCTCCGCCGCCCCGGCTCGAGGACATCACCGTGCCCGCCCTGGTCGGGGTCTCGTGGTCCGATCAGGGCCCGCGGGCCCGCGGTTCGGTCGAGGGCTACCGCCGCATCGGGTCGGAGCACAAGTGGCTCTACACCCACGGCCGGAAGATGTGGCAGACCTTCTACGGCAACGAGGCCCTCGACTACCAGCGACGATTCTTCGACCGCTTCCTCAAGGAGGAGGACAACGGCTTCGAGGACACCCCGCGCATCCGCCTCGAGACCCGCCACGACCTGCGGACCTATTCCGAACGCCTCGAGTCCGAGTGGCCGGTCCCCGACACCCGTTACGTCGCACTCCACCTCGACCACGCGAACGCCGACCTGAGCACCACCCCGTGCGAGAGCCGCCAGTTCCGCCGCACCTTCCCCGTCGCGGGCGACGAACTCGTCTTCACCCACACCTTCGACGAGGACACCGAGATCACCGGCCACGCGGCGCTACGTCTGTGGGTGCAGGCGAAGGACGCCAACGACATGGACCTGTTCGTCGGGCTGGCCAAGCGCGACGAGCACGGCCGCGACGTGTGGTTCGAAGGCCACGGCGGCTACGAGAAGGGATTCGTCGCCCACGGATGGATGCGGGTCTCGCGGCGGGCGCTGGACCCGGAGGCCTCCACCGCCTACCGGCCCGTCCACGACCGGACGAAGTACTGGCCGTTGCTGCCCGAGCAGATCGTGCCGGTCGACATCGAGATCATGCCGCACAGCACCTTCTTCGAGGCCGGATCGAGCCTCGTGCTCGTCATCGCCGGCCACGACCTCGACGAGAACCCGCGCGTCGGGCACGACCGCACCATCAACAAGGGCTTCCACATCGTGCACGCCGGCGGACAGTTCGACTCCCATCTGCTGTTGCCCATCGTGCCGCAGCCGGAGCCGGAAGCCGACGAGGCGGCCACCGACGCGGAGGTCGCGCCCGTGAAGGTCGTCGATCGTCAGGACTATCCGATCGCGTGGGGCGCCCTCACCCGACTTCAGCGCGTCCGGCTCTGA
- a CDS encoding pyridoxal phosphate-dependent aminotransferase — protein sequence MRPESQRSGIETFHVMDVWKAAAERQRSHGDVLSLAAGQPSTPAPAPVLRAANLAIDAELLGYTETFGILPLREEIAAYHRHKYGIDVDADDVVVTTGSSGAFTLVFLAAFDVGDTVVVARPGYPAYRNTLAALGCRVVELDCGPQTRYQPTVAMLEELDAPPAGIVVASPANPTGTMIEPSELAALARWCDEHGSLLVSDEIYHGIEFDTPGSPATSTAWATSRESVVIGSVSKYFSMTGWRLGWMLAPERMRPALQRLASNMTVCPPSISQFAAIEAFGTEARTELDGHVSRYAVNRELLLEGLPDLGITKLAPADGAFYVYADIGHLLDGENSTAWCARLLHDTGLALAPGVDFDTVRGDGTVRLSFAGSTADVTAALDRLAGWLPVS from the coding sequence GTGCGCCCCGAATCCCAACGCTCCGGTATCGAGACGTTCCATGTCATGGATGTGTGGAAGGCGGCCGCCGAGCGGCAGCGCTCCCACGGCGACGTCCTGAGTCTCGCCGCCGGACAACCGTCGACCCCCGCACCCGCTCCCGTGCTCCGCGCCGCCAACCTCGCGATCGACGCCGAACTGCTGGGTTACACGGAGACCTTCGGCATCCTGCCGCTACGCGAGGAGATCGCGGCGTACCACCGCCACAAGTACGGCATCGACGTCGACGCGGACGACGTCGTCGTCACCACCGGCTCGTCCGGCGCCTTCACCCTGGTGTTCCTCGCGGCCTTCGACGTCGGCGACACCGTGGTCGTCGCCCGCCCGGGCTACCCGGCCTACCGCAACACCCTCGCCGCGCTCGGCTGTCGCGTCGTCGAACTCGACTGCGGCCCACAGACCCGCTACCAGCCCACCGTCGCGATGCTCGAGGAACTCGACGCTCCGCCCGCGGGAATCGTCGTCGCCAGCCCCGCCAACCCGACCGGCACGATGATCGAACCGTCCGAACTCGCGGCGCTCGCACGCTGGTGCGACGAGCACGGCAGCCTGCTCGTCTCCGACGAGATCTATCACGGCATCGAATTCGATACGCCCGGCTCACCCGCGACCTCCACGGCCTGGGCGACCTCCCGCGAATCCGTAGTGATCGGCTCGGTGTCGAAGTACTTCTCGATGACCGGCTGGCGGCTCGGCTGGATGCTCGCCCCCGAGAGGATGCGGCCGGCCCTGCAGCGACTCGCGTCGAACATGACGGTGTGCCCGCCGTCGATCTCCCAGTTCGCGGCGATCGAGGCGTTCGGGACCGAGGCCCGCACCGAACTCGACGGGCACGTCTCCCGCTACGCCGTGAACCGGGAACTGCTGCTCGAAGGGCTACCGGACCTCGGCATCACGAAACTCGCACCGGCCGACGGCGCGTTCTACGTGTACGCCGATATCGGGCATCTGCTCGACGGGGAGAACTCGACCGCGTGGTGCGCCCGGCTGCTGCACGACACCGGTCTCGCGCTCGCACCGGGCGTCGACTTCGACACCGTGCGCGGCGACGGCACCGTGCGACTGTCGTTCGCGGGATCGACCGCCGACGTCACCGCGGCGCTCGACCGGCTGGCGGGATGGCTGCCCGTCTCGTGA